Proteins encoded within one genomic window of Mesobacillus subterraneus:
- a CDS encoding terminase large subunit — MIDFETNYADIFAKEVERKPKQYPDTVIAMVKRYRKWQKRKDIWFDVEKANAMLYFTETFLKHAKGKWAGQPLILESWQRFFFANIYGWQKYNDEGKAVRVIRTAYMQVPKKNGKTIMGGSPVIYGMYGEGVKGADIYISANTFEQCQNAAIPIGLTIENSPDLRPGTRIYKGKEDAVRSIKYTFVEDGIKFANTLKILTKDNAGNEGKNPYINYFDEVHAQMDREQYDNLRSAQIAQEEPLNIITSTAGKQSGSLGAQIYTYAKEVLKNDNDDSWFAMIYEPNKKYDWEDRKVWQMVNPNIGVSVSMEFLENAFKEAKNNSFNRAEFMSKHLDVFVNYAETYFELDQLEKVLVDDLGDLEGMTCVIGVDLSRRTDLTCVDINFPTFDDEGDPLLKVKQMYFIPEFGIEEKEQQRNVPYRELVKKGYVTLCPGKTVDEDMVDEYVQWVFETYDLRQINYDPAMAEKLIEKWEMLGIDTAEVPQYPTHMNEPFDNFEILLLQERILNGQPVPAVITDNPLFVFCASNAKVVANINNQKTPSKRKSPEHIDGFVAFLIANKETMRMMGESMNGLDDLINDIYR, encoded by the coding sequence ATGATAGACTTTGAAACAAATTACGCAGATATTTTCGCTAAGGAAGTAGAGCGAAAACCGAAGCAATATCCTGACACGGTCATTGCGATGGTAAAGAGATATCGCAAGTGGCAAAAGCGTAAGGACATTTGGTTTGATGTTGAAAAGGCCAATGCGATGCTTTACTTTACAGAAACATTCCTGAAGCATGCAAAAGGAAAGTGGGCCGGCCAGCCATTAATACTAGAGTCCTGGCAGCGTTTCTTCTTTGCCAATATTTATGGCTGGCAGAAATATAATGACGAAGGTAAAGCGGTCCGGGTGATTCGGACGGCTTATATGCAGGTTCCAAAGAAAAACGGCAAGACTATCATGGGAGGCAGTCCTGTTATATACGGTATGTATGGCGAGGGAGTGAAAGGGGCGGATATATACATATCAGCTAATACCTTTGAACAATGCCAGAATGCAGCCATACCCATTGGATTGACCATAGAGAATAGTCCAGACCTTCGACCGGGCACAAGGATTTATAAAGGGAAAGAGGATGCAGTCCGGTCCATCAAATATACTTTCGTTGAGGATGGAATTAAGTTTGCTAACACGTTGAAAATCCTGACGAAAGATAATGCTGGAAACGAAGGTAAAAACCCATACATCAACTATTTTGATGAAGTCCACGCTCAGATGGACCGTGAACAATATGACAACTTACGATCAGCTCAGATTGCCCAGGAAGAGCCACTGAATATCATCACATCCACTGCCGGGAAACAGTCCGGTTCGTTGGGCGCGCAAATTTATACGTATGCCAAAGAGGTCCTGAAAAACGATAATGATGATTCCTGGTTTGCCATGATCTATGAGCCCAATAAGAAATATGATTGGGAAGATCGCAAAGTATGGCAAATGGTTAATCCGAATATCGGGGTTTCCGTCAGCATGGAGTTTTTGGAGAATGCTTTCAAAGAAGCAAAGAACAATAGCTTCAACCGTGCTGAATTCATGTCAAAGCACCTGGACGTATTCGTGAATTATGCTGAAACTTATTTCGAACTTGATCAGTTGGAGAAAGTGCTTGTGGATGACCTAGGGGATCTGGAAGGAATGACGTGCGTAATTGGGGTTGATCTTTCCAGAAGAACTGACTTAACATGCGTAGATATTAATTTCCCGACATTCGATGATGAAGGTGATCCATTACTCAAAGTTAAACAAATGTATTTCATTCCAGAATTCGGCATCGAGGAAAAAGAGCAGCAGCGTAACGTCCCATATAGGGAGCTGGTCAAAAAAGGATATGTTACCCTTTGTCCCGGTAAGACAGTAGATGAAGATATGGTCGATGAATATGTGCAATGGGTTTTTGAAACATATGATTTGCGTCAAATCAATTATGATCCTGCAATGGCAGAAAAGCTTATAGAAAAATGGGAAATGCTTGGGATAGATACGGCTGAAGTTCCACAATATCCTACACATATGAATGAACCTTTCGACAACTTTGAGATATTGCTGCTACAAGAAAGAATTTTAAACGGACAACCTGTGCCAGCGGTTATTACTGATAACCCATTATTCGTTTTCTGTGCATCTAATGCGAAAGTCGTAGCCAATATAAACAACCAAAAAACCCCATCAAAGCGAAAGAGCCCTGAGCACATCGATGGCTTTGTCGCTTTTTTAATTGCGAATAAAGAAACAATGAGAATGATGGGTGAAAGTATGAACGGTCTGGATGATTTAATTAACGATATTTATAGATAG
- a CDS encoding HNH endonuclease: MKYCSEQGCKSLIQSGRYCENHRRRRKKKAWHSNNKSFYNTQAWKDLKSWCYERDGGCCQRCGKFVFGKRAHHHHKIPIRVNPSLKLDADNIMTLCSKCHPIVEDEANEQYGLKSKSKYDWKL, translated from the coding sequence ATGAAATACTGCAGCGAGCAGGGATGCAAGAGCCTAATACAATCAGGCAGATACTGCGAGAACCATAGGCGCAGACGCAAGAAGAAAGCCTGGCACTCGAATAACAAATCCTTCTACAACACCCAGGCTTGGAAAGACTTAAAGTCTTGGTGTTATGAACGGGACGGTGGATGTTGTCAACGATGTGGAAAGTTTGTCTTTGGCAAGAGAGCTCATCATCATCACAAGATACCAATCAGAGTTAATCCATCATTGAAGCTTGATGCCGATAACATCATGACGTTGTGCAGTAAATGCCATCCGATCGTTGAGGATGAAGCCAATGAACAATATGGTTTGAAATCAAAATCAAAGTATGACTGGAAGCTATAG
- a CDS encoding site-specific integrase, producing MNFVQPIRDPEIIAEIKKHLKEENERNYMLFVTGINSGLRISDILPLKVKDAKKSHFSLRETKTGKQKRIQITPALKRELKYYIEGKDDEEYLFRSREGKNKPIGRDMAYKILRNAAEQFGLDEIGTHTLRKTFGYHFYNQTKDVAMLQEIFNHSSPQITLRYIGVNQDSMDKAMNRFKI from the coding sequence ATGAACTTTGTGCAGCCGATTAGGGACCCTGAAATCATAGCAGAGATTAAGAAGCATTTGAAAGAGGAAAATGAACGCAATTACATGCTTTTTGTTACCGGCATTAATTCTGGGTTGCGTATTTCGGATATTTTGCCGTTGAAGGTCAAGGACGCTAAGAAAAGTCACTTCAGCTTGCGAGAAACCAAGACTGGGAAACAGAAGCGTATTCAAATCACACCAGCCTTGAAGAGAGAGCTGAAATACTATATTGAAGGTAAAGACGATGAGGAATACCTTTTCAGGAGCAGAGAAGGTAAAAATAAGCCAATCGGTAGGGACATGGCGTACAAGATATTAAGAAATGCAGCTGAACAGTTTGGATTAGATGAAATAGGCACGCATACACTCAGGAAAACCTTCGGTTATCATTTCTATAATCAAACCAAGGATGTAGCTATGCTGCAGGAGATCTTTAATCACAGCTCACCACAGATCACTTTACGATATATTGGCGTCAACCAGGACAGTATGGACAAGGCTATGAATAGGTTCAAAATATAA
- a CDS encoding ArpU family phage packaging/lysis transcriptional regulator, which yields MGNLSDFNLPSIDRNATRKAVESALEKYRILLLRQFDNQPKITQSYSIIPPSNTNQFYSTTEDVAIKNAELEREMQLYLTRMIKAVNGLTQWERAIIIKRYMDQEDVFDYEIYNEIGMSERKYYRVKGRAFYKLAFSLKIEVYEEKEVTA from the coding sequence ATGGGGAATCTTTCGGATTTCAACTTACCGTCCATTGATCGGAATGCTACCAGGAAAGCTGTTGAGTCAGCATTAGAGAAATATAGAATACTATTGTTAAGACAATTTGATAACCAGCCTAAAATCACTCAATCATATTCCATTATTCCACCATCAAACACAAATCAATTTTACTCAACCACCGAAGATGTAGCTATTAAGAACGCTGAGTTAGAGAGGGAAATGCAACTTTATCTAACTCGAATGATTAAGGCAGTGAATGGCCTCACTCAGTGGGAGAGAGCCATCATTATCAAAAGATACATGGATCAAGAAGATGTTTTTGATTACGAAATCTATAATGAAATTGGCATGAGTGAACGAAAATATTACAGAGTGAAGGGAAGAGCATTTTACAAGCTTGCATTTTCACTGAAGATTGAAGTCTATGAAGAGAAGGAAGTGACAGCATGA
- a CDS encoding BRO family protein gives MSQLQKVFNYERNKVRTITKGEEVWFVAKDVCDVLEIGNPTEALKRLDEDEKDLISTEGFRGLVNIVNEPGLYTLILGSRKPEAKQFKRWVTHEVIPTIRKTGGYVSNEDMFIDTYLVHADNQTKLMFRATLETVRKQNEQLAIMQPKAEYFDALVDRNLLTNFRDTAKELEIGQRSFINWLLEKGFVYRDQTGKLKPYGKYVPELFKLKDFERNGKAGVQPLITPKGKETFRLLMEKSA, from the coding sequence ATGAGTCAATTGCAGAAGGTTTTCAATTACGAACGAAATAAAGTAAGGACAATCACAAAAGGTGAAGAGGTCTGGTTTGTTGCAAAGGATGTCTGTGATGTCTTGGAAATTGGAAATCCAACGGAAGCTTTAAAACGATTGGATGAAGATGAAAAAGACCTCATTTCAACTGAGGGCTTTAGAGGATTAGTAAATATAGTCAACGAACCCGGTCTATACACCTTGATTCTTGGAAGTCGTAAACCTGAAGCCAAACAATTTAAACGTTGGGTGACACATGAAGTTATTCCGACTATTAGAAAAACTGGTGGTTATGTTTCAAATGAAGACATGTTTATCGATACTTACTTGGTACATGCCGACAATCAGACAAAACTCATGTTCAGGGCTACCCTGGAAACGGTGCGGAAACAGAATGAGCAGCTTGCGATCATGCAACCGAAAGCCGAATACTTTGATGCATTGGTGGATAGAAACTTGTTAACGAATTTTAGAGATACTGCAAAGGAATTAGAAATCGGTCAAAGGTCTTTCATCAACTGGTTGCTGGAAAAAGGATTTGTATATCGTGATCAAACTGGAAAACTGAAACCATATGGAAAATATGTGCCTGAATTGTTTAAGCTAAAAGACTTTGAAAGGAACGGCAAAGCAGGGGTCCAGCCATTAATTACACCAAAAGGAAAAGAAACCTTTAGACTTTTGATGGAAAAATCAGCTTAA
- a CDS encoding DUF3102 domain-containing protein gives MSMNLLAERTPVLIATEINSIKEQTRKMFLFNSIEIGRRLVEAKQMVPHGEWGSWLQDSVDYSQSTANNLMKIFEQYGADQLTLFGDNAKSQALGNLSYTQAVALLGIPDYEREDFIKENDIENMSTRELQQAIKEKQEMAKKLKEAEKKAEEEQKAKEKIEKELKKLEVQSKDHSLIVDKLKAELAAASDSGDEEGNYSFKESLNR, from the coding sequence ATGAGTATGAACCTATTAGCCGAAAGAACACCGGTCCTGATTGCCACCGAGATTAATAGCATCAAAGAACAGACTCGAAAGATGTTTTTATTCAATAGCATTGAAATAGGTCGACGCTTGGTCGAAGCGAAGCAAATGGTTCCACATGGAGAATGGGGATCTTGGCTGCAAGACTCCGTGGATTACTCGCAAAGCACAGCAAACAACCTTATGAAGATTTTTGAACAATATGGCGCCGATCAACTCACCCTATTCGGTGATAATGCAAAATCCCAAGCGCTTGGGAATTTAAGCTATACACAAGCTGTTGCTCTTCTTGGAATTCCAGACTATGAGCGTGAAGATTTCATAAAAGAGAATGATATCGAGAACATGTCTACTAGAGAATTGCAGCAAGCCATCAAAGAAAAACAAGAAATGGCCAAAAAACTAAAGGAAGCTGAAAAGAAAGCAGAAGAAGAACAAAAGGCTAAAGAGAAGATTGAGAAAGAGCTTAAGAAATTGGAAGTACAGAGCAAGGATCACTCGTTGATCGTGGACAAGTTGAAGGCTGAATTGGCAGCAGCTTCTGATTCTGGTGATGAAGAAGGAAATTATTCGTTTAAGGAAAGCCTTAACAGATAA
- a CDS encoding PcfJ domain-containing protein translates to MAQDKRFEMFTAHFSSEISQELKNFVVDDALLYSRYFFVKRVTSTIQRGFCTHCKKDYMVSDSKQLTHNEDWKCQHCQSLVLVKQAGRGRGKLLDEAYVIWYEKSLANPEAITATGYRVSMDYRENYKGDTTYYPVTRYVFEKGKVHMMYRNNYSGIVTRKVQRYDGWSFANKVWTMIGKAGYTRNSKQSIESILKATEGTFFKYGEWTHFANRNIDLIYFFAKFAKYPFIEYLWKMGMGELVKAMVEDQHLYRSVNMRGKTMEKILGLSKSELKAWKASNVIMTPLLLHNYKWFRDRRVQIDWATAQACDHLLTGSYYQDKLNFILKRLPSLDRIMKYALNQMKKDPKRYYSVTSLITNWKDYLDECIELKMDIKQESVLMPNNLHNAHQKTTRAIKIKNDAVINRKISLQQKHLEKYRYEKDGLFIRPAASSIEMFDEGENLNHCVGRYADRYAKGEIVIMFIRRADQPNQSYYTVELYRKTNEIVQCRGKGNRSAGKDVEKFLETYKSEILSKKRNRKESKKIIRQEVAV, encoded by the coding sequence ATGGCACAAGATAAACGGTTTGAAATGTTCACGGCCCATTTCTCCTCAGAGATCAGTCAAGAGTTAAAAAATTTTGTAGTAGATGATGCATTGCTGTATAGCCGTTACTTTTTCGTGAAAAGGGTGACTTCTACCATCCAGAGAGGTTTCTGTACTCACTGTAAAAAAGATTACATGGTATCCGATTCCAAACAACTTACTCATAACGAGGACTGGAAATGCCAGCATTGCCAATCGTTAGTTTTGGTCAAACAAGCTGGAAGAGGCAGAGGGAAGTTGCTCGATGAAGCCTATGTTATCTGGTATGAAAAGTCTCTTGCGAATCCAGAGGCTATTACAGCGACGGGATACAGGGTGTCTATGGATTACAGGGAAAACTACAAAGGGGACACAACTTACTATCCGGTTACCCGTTATGTTTTTGAAAAAGGAAAAGTCCACATGATGTACAGAAACAACTATTCCGGAATAGTCACCAGAAAGGTACAAAGATATGACGGATGGAGTTTTGCCAACAAGGTCTGGACAATGATCGGGAAAGCCGGATACACCAGAAACTCCAAGCAATCGATTGAGAGCATTCTAAAAGCCACCGAAGGGACATTCTTCAAGTACGGGGAATGGACGCATTTTGCAAACAGGAATATCGATTTAATCTACTTCTTCGCTAAGTTTGCGAAATACCCATTCATAGAATACCTGTGGAAGATGGGGATGGGCGAGTTGGTCAAGGCGATGGTGGAAGATCAACATCTCTATCGAAGTGTAAACATGCGGGGAAAAACGATGGAGAAAATTCTAGGGTTATCTAAATCTGAGTTAAAGGCCTGGAAGGCCTCCAACGTTATTATGACACCTCTTCTGTTGCACAACTATAAATGGTTCAGGGATAGACGGGTGCAAATAGATTGGGCAACAGCTCAAGCATGTGATCACTTATTGACAGGCAGTTATTATCAGGACAAGCTAAACTTCATTCTGAAACGCTTACCATCCCTAGACCGAATAATGAAGTACGCACTAAATCAAATGAAAAAGGATCCAAAACGCTATTACTCTGTCACAAGTCTGATTACCAATTGGAAAGATTACTTGGACGAATGCATCGAACTCAAAATGGACATCAAGCAGGAAAGTGTCCTGATGCCAAACAACTTACACAATGCCCATCAGAAGACAACAAGGGCTATCAAAATCAAGAATGATGCTGTCATCAACCGGAAAATCTCTTTACAACAAAAGCACTTGGAAAAATACAGATACGAGAAAGACGGGTTGTTCATTCGTCCAGCTGCATCGAGTATCGAGATGTTCGATGAAGGGGAGAACTTGAATCACTGTGTTGGCCGTTACGCTGATCGCTATGCAAAGGGCGAGATAGTAATCATGTTTATCAGGAGGGCTGATCAACCGAACCAATCCTACTATACAGTTGAGCTTTACCGGAAAACGAATGAAATTGTTCAATGCCGAGGGAAAGGCAATCGCAGCGCAGGAAAAGATGTAGAGAAGTTTCTCGAAACTTATAAATCTGAAATTCTGTCAAAAAAGCGTAACCGGAAGGAATCGAAAAAGATCATAAGACAGGAGGTAGCTGTATGA
- a CDS encoding XtrA/YqaO family protein produces MQKRLKEIEINNQDMSISQKIEPGKVIVLVLDGNKGKAFKCEAVSHGLTIVETTSGKSKRVTFEESELC; encoded by the coding sequence ATGCAAAAAAGATTAAAAGAAATAGAAATCAATAATCAAGATATGTCCATCAGCCAAAAAATAGAACCAGGCAAGGTGATCGTCCTTGTACTGGATGGCAACAAAGGAAAGGCTTTCAAATGTGAGGCGGTCTCACACGGCCTAACAATTGTTGAAACAACAAGTGGTAAATCCAAAAGAGTCACTTTTGAGGAAAGTGAGCTCTGCTAA
- a CDS encoding DnaD domain-containing protein produces MSKLLLDDKPIIVLPSLAEKVGLNEAIFLQQLNYWLQESKHCYEEKKWVYNTQEDWQEQFPFWSVSTIRRTISKLESLGLLISGNFNKKNFDRTKWYTINYEELEGLNTPSVQNEQMHSDAVVQDEELQDDAFVQNEEKHNGASVQNEQTICSKWTDHVFNLNRPIPEITTESTSEILKEVEEDAPAQKENPFRFFEENGFGTIGGYMSQKIAGWCDDLSDEVVLEALKLAVENGSKKWSYVESILRSWADKKVKTADDARAVQQAFREQKSRQRDRPKGGGKPLRKEQPPEWFEAHQQQSAAKQSEPVQQEDFDFEAEKKALEQELKKFKK; encoded by the coding sequence TTGAGCAAACTTTTACTGGATGACAAACCCATCATTGTGCTGCCTTCTCTTGCAGAAAAAGTAGGACTTAACGAAGCGATATTTCTACAGCAATTGAATTATTGGCTACAAGAAAGCAAGCATTGCTATGAGGAGAAGAAGTGGGTCTATAACACCCAAGAGGATTGGCAAGAGCAATTCCCTTTCTGGTCGGTAAGCACGATCAGGAGAACCATTTCAAAATTGGAAAGCCTCGGCTTATTAATCAGTGGAAATTTCAACAAAAAGAACTTCGACAGAACCAAGTGGTACACAATCAACTACGAAGAATTGGAGGGGTTGAACACACCATCTGTTCAAAATGAACAAATGCATAGTGACGCGGTTGTTCAAGATGAAGAATTGCAAGATGACGCTTTTGTTCAAAATGAAGAAAAGCATAACGGCGCATCTGTTCAAAATGAGCAGACCATCTGTTCAAAATGGACAGACCATGTGTTCAATTTGAACAGACCAATACCAGAGATTACTACAGAGAGTACTTCAGAGATTTTAAAAGAAGTTGAAGAAGATGCACCGGCGCAAAAGGAAAATCCATTTCGTTTTTTTGAAGAAAATGGTTTCGGAACCATTGGAGGCTATATGTCTCAAAAGATAGCTGGATGGTGTGATGACCTTTCAGACGAGGTAGTCCTAGAGGCCTTGAAGCTTGCTGTAGAGAACGGATCTAAAAAGTGGAGTTACGTTGAAAGCATTTTAAGGTCATGGGCAGATAAGAAGGTTAAAACTGCCGATGATGCCAGGGCTGTACAACAAGCATTCAGGGAACAAAAGTCAAGGCAACGGGATAGACCTAAGGGTGGAGGAAAGCCACTGAGAAAAGAACAACCACCTGAATGGTTCGAAGCCCATCAACAACAATCAGCTGCCAAACAATCTGAACCAGTTCAACAAGAAGACTTTGACTTTGAAGCAGAGAAAAAGGCTCTGGAACAAGAATTAAAGAAATTTAAAAAGTGA
- a CDS encoding zinc-finger domain-containing protein encodes MNRTEKRRIRQKIHNLLDTECKGCEFNGKNQNGICNTQCPVGAKMRSLSEVLFQNTEKQPSMFNEALVLEGYTRKPWTVEEDFYLLNHFHLVTCVHLAKKFDRTPVAVKHRYNTLIRKQKKEAAR; translated from the coding sequence ATGAATCGCACTGAAAAGCGAAGGATAAGGCAAAAGATACACAATCTTTTAGACACTGAGTGCAAGGGTTGTGAGTTCAATGGCAAAAATCAAAATGGTATATGCAACACCCAATGTCCAGTTGGCGCAAAAATGAGATCCTTGTCTGAAGTTCTTTTCCAAAACACTGAAAAGCAGCCTTCAATGTTTAACGAAGCATTAGTGCTTGAAGGATATACCAGAAAACCATGGACTGTTGAAGAAGACTTTTATCTGCTAAATCACTTTCATCTTGTTACATGTGTCCATCTTGCGAAAAAATTCGACCGTACCCCTGTTGCTGTGAAGCATAGATATAACACGCTGATCAGGAAACAGAAAAAAGAAGCGGCACGTTAA
- a CDS encoding helix-turn-helix domain-containing protein — translation MVIGEMLAGARKRQGYSQEELSMDLPISRESLAKYETGSRRVPNDMRRPIAEALDDVEFYFNTWQDAAGEVAIPYFNGDYVDQHPASMVFLVKNETAEALQQLDMVSWAKPIHTRSEAEREDIKRVVAELLDASASIINLVGVLCREYRFSMKDVFKAWKLSLKVRKLNK, via the coding sequence ATGGTCATCGGAGAGATGCTGGCCGGTGCGAGGAAAAGGCAAGGTTACTCACAAGAAGAACTTTCAATGGACCTTCCAATATCGCGGGAGAGCTTAGCAAAGTATGAAACAGGATCCAGGCGGGTGCCAAATGATATGCGGCGCCCGATTGCAGAAGCATTGGATGATGTAGAGTTTTATTTCAACACCTGGCAGGATGCTGCCGGTGAAGTAGCGATACCTTACTTTAATGGTGACTATGTGGATCAGCATCCAGCAAGCATGGTTTTCTTAGTTAAAAATGAAACAGCTGAAGCACTGCAACAACTAGACATGGTTTCGTGGGCGAAACCAATACATACAAGAAGTGAAGCTGAAAGAGAAGACATAAAGCGGGTTGTCGCTGAGCTGCTGGATGCATCAGCAAGCATCATCAACCTGGTTGGGGTGCTATGTCGGGAATACCGGTTCTCCATGAAAGATGTTTTTAAGGCCTGGAAGCTCAGCTTGAAGGTCAGGAAATTAAATAAATAG
- a CDS encoding helix-turn-helix transcriptional regulator gives MQLNKLKEIREKENLTYQQVAELIGVTKPYYWQIENGKRGLSYELAIKIAAVYNTTPDKIFLST, from the coding sequence TTGCAATTAAATAAATTAAAAGAAATCAGGGAAAAAGAAAACCTTACTTACCAGCAAGTTGCTGAGCTTATCGGAGTAACCAAACCGTATTATTGGCAAATTGAAAACGGCAAGCGTGGACTGTCCTATGAATTAGCTATAAAAATAGCTGCTGTTTATAATACGACTCCAGATAAAATTTTTTTGAGTACCTAG
- a CDS encoding helix-turn-helix domain-containing protein, which translates to MGFPERLRKLRKDNRLTQEELGSKINVTKVSISGYENGNRTPDTDTLQKIADLFDVSTDYLLGRSDTTNVSVAGEIIELTPEELKVFEEMKKYSIAFHDLQSDPGPKVKQLIKMWEAMKVQFEEIDKDEK; encoded by the coding sequence ATGGGTTTTCCGGAAAGATTAAGAAAATTAAGAAAAGATAACCGTCTTACTCAAGAGGAGTTAGGATCTAAAATAAACGTAACAAAAGTTTCTATCTCGGGTTATGAAAATGGAAACCGAACCCCTGACACTGATACTCTTCAAAAGATTGCTGATTTATTTGATGTGTCAACTGATTACTTATTAGGGAGGAGCGACACAACTAATGTTTCTGTGGCTGGTGAAATCATCGAGCTTACCCCAGAAGAATTAAAAGTGTTTGAAGAAATGAAAAAGTACTCGATAGCTTTCCATGACCTTCAGAGTGACCCTGGACCAAAAGTTAAACAGTTAATCAAAATGTGGGAAGCAATGAAGGTCCAATTCGAAGAAATTGATAAAGACGAAAAATAA
- a CDS encoding ImmA/IrrE family metallo-endopeptidase encodes MILKDFLIKGTKDTYEELSEEIFNKQKVNHPNSIDLYSLCDSFGMKVTLANSDIKMDHSIASKKERRGLILLEKNKSEIEERQLLAEEFSHLYLHQKNQLFMGTSELNKMENQAFKLASNILIPTKWLLNIEVYPSLNQKFILAEDVAQQFNVLPEFAYKRLKYLNENYLFDKSSTGILYNMPMFDMLPEQIFVVLNKKENFILN; translated from the coding sequence ATGATTTTAAAGGACTTTTTAATTAAAGGGACTAAAGATACATATGAGGAATTATCTGAAGAAATCTTTAACAAGCAAAAAGTAAACCACCCTAATAGCATAGATTTATACAGCCTGTGCGATTCGTTTGGAATGAAAGTGACGTTAGCCAACAGTGATATAAAAATGGACCATTCTATTGCAAGCAAAAAAGAGAGAAGAGGTCTAATATTATTAGAAAAAAACAAAAGTGAGATTGAGGAAAGACAACTTCTAGCCGAGGAATTTTCACATTTATATCTTCACCAGAAAAATCAGTTATTCATGGGAACAAGTGAATTGAACAAAATGGAGAATCAAGCTTTTAAATTGGCATCCAATATTCTTATTCCTACAAAGTGGTTATTAAACATTGAGGTGTATCCCTCGCTCAATCAAAAATTCATTTTGGCAGAAGATGTTGCCCAACAATTCAACGTTCTTCCTGAATTTGCATACAAGCGTTTAAAGTATCTAAATGAAAATTATCTATTCGACAAATCCAGTACAGGAATTCTATACAACATGCCAATGTTTGATATGCTCCCTGAGCAGATTTTTGTTGTACTTAATAAAAAGGAAAATTTTATTTTGAACTAA
- a CDS encoding recombinase family protein, protein MKVAIYIRVSTDEQAKHGYSIAAQEERLIAYCKSQDWEVVKIYKDEGFSAKDLERPNL, encoded by the coding sequence ATGAAAGTGGCAATCTATATTCGTGTTTCTACAGACGAGCAGGCTAAACATGGTTATTCAATTGCTGCTCAAGAAGAACGTTTAATTGCATATTGTAAATCTCAGGACTGGGAAGTAGTGAAAATCTATAAGGATGAAGGGTTCTCAGCTAAAGACCTAGAGAGACCGAATCTTTAA